The genome window AAAATTGGCAAAGTAATGGCTTCTTTGCTTTTTATTAGCAATAGATAAATCATTATTGTTATCCACAGAACTTATCACTTCCATTAGAATTAATTTCCTAAACTAATCATCTGTTGTTATTAGTAGgagccttttttatttttacttttttttaccaTCATACATTTAAGCTGCACCAACCCTCATTATTTGAAATGAAATCTTATTGACCATAATTAGAGTTTTTCTTGCTTTGAACTGGTTGTTGTTTGTGTTAGTCTTTCTTTCTTGTCACCATAGTCTCCAATGTTTTTGATCCCCTCACCAGTTTATACTTATAGTTctatgaaaatatttaaatcatataattattttattacctTTTCAATCTAGGAAGTACAAGGCAGAAAGGATCGTCGACGATCTGTTGGGTATGTATGGTGAACTAGTTTAAAGATTTGCAAAGCTCTATTTGCATCCATTTTTGGACGTTAACAGCTACCTTGTCTTGTTCTTTTGGCTTGGTGCAGTACAAAATCACGGAGCCAGAGGGTTGATCTCCTTCTTCATCATATGTTGAGTGCAGAGCTCGATAAAGAGCCCCCCAACCCATAGATTTGCTTCATTCCACTTGTGGTAACTGAACTAGACCTCACAAAATCTTTTTACCAAGATCTGATCACTTTATAAGACTGAAAAGCAACATTTTGTTTTCCCATTGGATTTGCTATTGTGAATTACAAGTTAGAACTTCACAAATTTCTCATTATAACTCtgtttttgacaattttttgttttccattgCAATAGCTAACCTGTTACCATTTTATATCTTTGTGAACTATAGAGAAAAATTTTGAAGCCGTTTTGCCCTTGCTTTGGGGTATTTAGCCTTTACTCTTTAGTAGTTAGCAAAGCAAAAGAATTTTTTCAAGTGATTCGTCCTGGAAGGAACCATGCAATTGCTTTAAATAGTGAGCAGCAGACACACTCTTTGTTTTTCATGCCATTGGTACCAGGTTCTCCTTTTTGGCAGGCAGCTTAATTTCTGTTAGCCTACACAGCTTATGTTCTTCAAAagccccccctccccccaaattttttatttttttttgggtacagaGTTTGATTACAAGAAGTTGTGCAactacattttgtttttgttatagTTTTATATTGTATTATTGTTTGTACATGTGAGGAAAGTATATTTAGCAGTGGAAGTGATTATTGTTTCAACTTTTGAGGGTAGACTACGCAAAGCCTATAAAGAATAAAGGGGAAAGGAAATTCACATAATGCCATGTGCGGATGCCACAGCATTTTTTGTATGCCTATATTATGCTATCCAGCAtcttaatcttattttattttaatgcaaATTATAAAGAGGGCTGTCTAACTTTTTGGAAAATGGTCCAACTTCTTACATATTCAAAGATGTTGTGCTTGATCCATTATTCACTAACTGAGCtatataattttggttttaaaaataattaatggtTTATTATATCAAGTCAAACCCATGACGAGGGCCTTATAAAGCTTGTAGCTAGCTGGTGCGGTACTATTACCAATTATACGATATTTTGGCTATACGAGAAGAACTGAGCCCACCACTGCTTCATTTGGGTGAGTCGGGATCTCTCTAGGGACTAAGTGCTTGGTGGAGTAAGGGGAGGGCACGGGTTTGAGCTGAGCTGCAGGGGCACCATATTTAGCATGTAAAtcgtttttttaatttataaaaaactcctaaattctattttatattcttgGCTgccttttctcttttaaattatttaaaagaggattttatttttttttttcctccaaaagCTTCTACGAAATGGTTtttacctttttgtttttgtttttagccACTAGAGGAAACTGACTCCATGAGATTAGAGGCGTTTTtatactctatatatatatatatatattcaacacAAATTGGAAGGGGCCAACGCATTATTGTCAATTATTAGTAAATTAGTGGAATCCCTTCACGTTCACTACACCACACAAGGCTTGGAGCatcaattgttttaaaaaaaatataggtaGATATGAAGGTTAGCATCTACTTTTGAAATGAAATGACTCcatttgttgaaattttcttttttgcataTCCGTATTTTGTAGGACGATTAAGAGAATCTATAGGCACCAACTCCTAGATCTCATGATCTATCAATAAAACATCTTAGGATAACTAGCTAAAAGAATCTACATTATGTTGAACTTTGTCTTAAACTAATAAATCTTGATGCTTCAATAACACTAATTTAACCTATAGTTTTAGGGGAGAGGTTTAGGTTCAGTTTATAGTAGACTTGATGGGATGTTGCCACATGGCACTTCTTGGACACATGGTAGCATCCTATCGGGTCTAGTACACATGACACTAGACCcaaacaaaaccctaattttctaATTGTTTGCAATTCGAACTCTTAATAGGTCTATTTCTactaaaaggaaaagataacaatatatatatataactgtcTAGAAATTTACAATCCCTATATGTGAATGGTGGGTAATACTATATCACTAAAATCataaaaagtttacaaaaagcctaaaaaaaatcatcatagaGTAACACAATTTAATCAAGatgtcatttttcttgtttagtACATATATGTTGAgtcttttaatataaaaaaagattttgttaaTGAATTCCCTAAGAGTAGTGGTTAAGATACATTCAatgatttattaaataatatttttatacattttaaaaacaaataaagtcaAACTgtacacattaaaaaaaaaaaaaaatatatatatatatatatatacacacaaccATAATGAATTTGTGCATGTAAACTAATGAATTATTaatgtgtattttattttttgaaaagtgtGCGTTACAActcatatttaaatatttagtaATCTTTAACTTAGACATGAAACCTATATAAAATCTCAAGTAAATTTTACCATCTATTTAACTTATTAATGACTACTCATTATGGGAACAAGTTAAAACAAACTTAGAAAGTCAAGTGATTATATAGTTGAAGTATataattgagagagaaagagagtgagttATGTGGCTTCATTGAGTGGTACTTCTAATTATTAAATCTCCACCGGAGAGAGCATCTCTTAGTCATCTATCCTTATATAGACCCCCATCCCATCCCATCCTCATCATAGAACAAGACAAacctcagagagagagaaagagagagagagagagagagagatgaggagCATGAAAGGGGAAGTGGTGCTCAACATCCCTGCTGAGAAGGCATGGGAAATGTACAGAGACAATGAAGTTATCAGCAAAATAAATCCTGAAATGCTTGCCCAAGCTGAATACATCCAAGGAGATGGCAGCCCCGAAAGTTTGAGGCTTTTTAAGCTTGGCcctggtatatatatatatatatgtctttCTCAAGCTTGATTTATATGTCACCCTTTCTAAAAGAACCGAGCGAAGTTGCTCGAGCTCATTAACAAACTAGATTATATATGCAATTTTAGTTCATTTTCTAGTTGAACTAACTTAAAGTTGTTCATGAACTATTTTGATTACCATATTCTTTTTTCATATGTAGTAAAACCACTTCACATAACTATACTAGTAATTAACAAATAAactatacttgaaattatattaattgaattaagtaaataaaatgattttgtgtatgaattaaaaaaaaaaattagattcatagaaaatgaaataggttatttatattattaataaattacaaataataatttgatatatatgaaTTTACTTGCTAACTTAAAAAATCCAATAtcaagtgtgtgtgtatatatatatatatatatataatgtctatataagtatatttttatacgtttaaacatataattaatgttgtaatataatttaatcaagCTTTATATTCATGACTTTATTGATGGATACATTATTAGATTTGAGATTGGATCATGTAATAGTCAAGCTTAAACTTAAGCTTAACTtgtttactaaattttttattttaaaaaaaagaaaaaaaaaaagaacataaacaaGTTATTTCTCAAGTCCATACCTATTCATATCCTATTCGTCCCCAAATGAAAGTTGCTTCAGAACTTGCCTTAAATTCTATGTTtgatttaatgtttatatttttaaaattttcttagtaATGAGGAAaagtaaatttaaaatataatctaTCACTtactaatatttatatatagaaaataagaaaaaagtttggACTTCAAATATATTTTGAGCCTTATAAGTTTCAATCTCTAATAGAAAGATGACATGTACAAAatcaattccaaaaaaaaaaaaaaaaaaaaaaaaaaaggaatatgaATTTTATACAAATCATAACTATCGAAAGCTCCTTAACAAGATTATTGCAAGTTTGAATTCAAGTTTAATATCAGAATCACCTTCCACCTTTAACTTAAACttgagaaccaaaaaaaataaaaaataaaaaccatttcatgcatgaaaaaaaaaaaaaaaaaaaaaagagtatataaTTTTGTGCACTTACATTGTAATATAAAAATGGATGCAAATTCTGATGCAAAAGTGGTGGACGCACGCAGCCATCAGCAACTACGTGAAAGAATCAACTGAGAAGATAGAGAAGGTGGAGATGGGGCAGTCCGTGACATACCGTGTGATCGGAGGTGACTTGAGGAGGATGTACGATCCATATAGGGTCACCTTCTCATTCATTCCTGTGGAAGGAAAAGAGAATGAGATGTGTCTCGCTGAATGGAAGGCTGAGTTTGAGCCACTCACTCCAGAAACGCCTCCACCATTGAAGGCAAGAGATGCTGCTCTAGGATTCCTCAAGTGGTTTGAGAAGTTTGAGCTAACCTGCTAGCTACAAATTAGCTTAGCTAGCTAGGTCAATACATGAGCTATATATGGTGAATAAGAATAATAAGATGGGGAT of Quercus lobata isolate SW786 chromosome 8, ValleyOak3.0 Primary Assembly, whole genome shotgun sequence contains these proteins:
- the LOC115955096 gene encoding uncharacterized protein LOC115955096, giving the protein MRSMKGEVVLNIPAEKAWEMYRDNEVISKINPEMLAQAEYIQGDGSPESLRLFKLGPAISNYVKESTEKIEKVEMGQSVTYRVIGGDLRRMYDPYRVTFSFIPVEGKENEMCLAEWKAEFEPLTPETPPPLKARDAALGFLKWFEKFELTC